One genomic segment of Coffea arabica cultivar ET-39 chromosome 6e, Coffea Arabica ET-39 HiFi, whole genome shotgun sequence includes these proteins:
- the LOC113694777 gene encoding aquaporin SIP1-1-like: MGVIKAAIADGLLTFMWVFCASSLGVLTSLIAAALGVATTQWLTSLFITTVLVFVFLFVFSIIGDALGGATFNPTATAAFHAVGLGGSNSLFSAALRFPAQAAGAVGGALAIKEFMPVQYKHMLGGPSLKVDLHTGAIAEGVLTFTITFLVLLIVLRGPSSPLLKNWLLSMSTVALVVAGSSYTGPSMNPANAFGWAYINNRHNTWEQFYVYWICPFAGAILAAWVFKALFPPPTKEKKT, encoded by the exons ATGGGTGTGATAAAGGCAGCAATTGCTGATGGGCTGTTGACTTTCATGTGGGTTTTTTGTGCTTCATCTTTGGGAGTACTAACTTCCTTGATTGCTGCTGCTCTTGGGGTGGCTACGACCCAGTGGTTAACTTCTCTGTTCATCACCACGgtgcttgtttttgttttcttgttcgTTTTTTCAATCATTGGTGATGCCCTCGGTGGAGCCACTTTCAACCCCACCGCCACCGCCGCCTTTCATGCCGTCGGTCTTGGTGGCTCCAACTCTCTTTTCTCCGCCGCCCTCCGTTTCCCTGCCCAG GCAGCTGGTGCAGTGGGTGGTGCTCTTGCTATTAAGGAGTTTATGCCGGTGCAGTATAAACACATGCTGGGAGGACCTTCTTTGAAGGTTGACTTGCATACCGGTGCTATTGCTGAAGGGGTTTTGACGTTTACAATCACCTTTCTTGTACTCTTAATCGTCCTGAGGGGACCTAGTAGCCCACTTTTAAAAAATTGGTTGCTCTCCATGTCAACTGTTGCATTAGTGGTTGCAGGTTCTAGCTACACTGGCCCCTCCATGAATCCTGCCAAT GCATTTGGGTGGGCGTATATAAATAACAGGCACAACACCTGGGAGCAGTTCTATGTCTATTGGATTTGCCCCTTTGCTGGGGCAATATTGGCTGCTTGGGTTTTCAAAGCTCTTTTTCCACCTCccacaaaggaaaagaaaacttaA